From a region of the Roseivirga sp. 4D4 genome:
- a CDS encoding ABC transporter permease, with translation MSSLNVLGLSIGIGCFLVISLYLFQENSYEKGFSNSERIYRIEEDFMGIGVVALTSNNLPYRLGDISVVESHTRVGALGGQMKVIVDNNRYSQRVLSADSSFFKIFDYEFVQGDPGQVLKNPRETVLSRETALELFGTTDVLGQQLEFLDFPPHTIVGVTKPSVIKSHIDFDVLLTHRNDEYKPTGWYGIGGYSYVKLVPGATQNAFQARLDSLTKDNIYPVVHPSGSLPFAEWVSSPNKIKLFPKPVRSIHSSSNVQMELGPNGDYQTRVTLTIIGLFILVIASINFMNLTTAKSSHRTKEIGMRKVLGASKKRLTTYFLVESVFITFISTVIGAALSELFIRVINIYWNGDITVSLLTYPILLAYLLAFVLVLGFVSGIYPAFFLSSAKMIPLLKGMKLGRVLNLASAKTMRNGLVILQFAISTTLIIASLFINNQLKHLSAMDLGFNNEQVLVIKNMPVLKSSKKAFRSELIRNPAVKKVGFSHRLPADGSSATTSVLLDSETSFTADHFYVDENFDEVLDLNVLEGEWFNSEKQQYDSLVVLNKTAAMSLGYDDPVGKVFGKYWTIIGVVEDFYYGGLRQEIGPAMFIYDKGRFNLLSAQIDAKLISIDEIEEIWSGFTNEPLEYYYLDQNFERQIQSEKENANAVLVFTVLAIFISCLGLFGLAAFKAEERLHEFGVRKVLGAKVSDIIKHFGGGFLRLIVFSFIVAIPIAYYGVNLWLEGYANRISIGLLPFMIAGCLALLIGLGTIFYQSIKTAKLNPVDTLRSE, from the coding sequence TTGTCAAGTTTAAATGTGCTTGGTCTAAGTATTGGTATCGGTTGTTTTCTAGTCATCTCTCTTTACTTATTTCAGGAGAACTCCTACGAAAAGGGCTTCAGTAACAGTGAGCGAATCTATCGTATTGAGGAGGACTTTATGGGCATTGGGGTTGTTGCCCTAACATCAAATAACTTACCCTATCGGCTTGGAGATATCTCGGTGGTAGAAAGCCATACCAGAGTAGGGGCTTTGGGTGGTCAGATGAAGGTCATCGTTGACAATAATCGATATAGTCAACGGGTCTTGTCGGCAGACAGCTCATTCTTCAAAATCTTTGATTATGAGTTTGTTCAGGGTGATCCAGGACAGGTACTTAAGAATCCAAGAGAAACCGTTTTGAGTAGGGAAACTGCTCTGGAACTCTTCGGAACAACAGATGTCCTCGGGCAGCAGTTAGAATTTCTTGACTTTCCACCACACACAATAGTGGGTGTTACTAAGCCCTCGGTAATTAAATCACACATTGATTTTGATGTATTACTTACTCATCGAAATGATGAATACAAACCGACAGGATGGTATGGTATAGGTGGATATTCTTATGTTAAACTCGTTCCGGGTGCCACTCAGAATGCTTTTCAAGCCCGGCTAGATTCTCTGACCAAGGATAATATTTACCCTGTGGTTCACCCATCTGGAAGTCTGCCCTTTGCAGAGTGGGTATCTAGTCCGAATAAAATTAAACTCTTTCCCAAGCCTGTCCGATCAATTCACTCTTCATCGAATGTCCAAATGGAATTAGGCCCAAATGGTGATTATCAGACTAGGGTGACTTTGACAATTATTGGGCTTTTTATTCTGGTGATTGCCTCCATAAACTTTATGAACCTGACTACGGCCAAGTCGTCACACAGGACCAAAGAGATCGGAATGAGGAAAGTGCTGGGTGCTAGCAAAAAGAGGCTTACAACATATTTTCTGGTAGAAAGTGTCTTTATAACATTTATATCTACTGTGATTGGAGCAGCCCTCTCGGAACTCTTTATACGAGTGATTAATATCTATTGGAACGGTGATATCACGGTCTCCCTTCTGACTTACCCAATTCTGCTGGCGTATCTATTGGCTTTTGTACTTGTGCTGGGATTTGTTTCTGGTATTTACCCAGCCTTCTTTCTTTCATCTGCGAAAATGATCCCTCTGTTAAAGGGAATGAAATTGGGGCGTGTATTAAACTTGGCGTCCGCCAAAACTATGAGAAATGGACTTGTCATATTACAGTTCGCTATTTCTACAACCTTAATCATTGCAAGCTTATTCATTAATAATCAACTCAAGCATCTCAGTGCCATGGATCTTGGCTTCAATAATGAGCAGGTCTTGGTAATCAAAAATATGCCCGTGCTAAAGTCTTCCAAGAAGGCATTTCGTTCGGAGCTAATTCGTAATCCGGCAGTTAAGAAAGTCGGTTTTTCACACAGGCTGCCAGCTGATGGCTCTTCAGCAACCACGTCTGTACTGCTGGATTCGGAAACTTCGTTTACGGCTGACCATTTTTATGTTGATGAAAACTTTGATGAGGTACTGGATTTGAATGTTTTAGAAGGGGAGTGGTTCAACTCTGAGAAACAACAATATGACTCACTGGTGGTGTTGAATAAAACTGCTGCTATGTCCTTGGGTTATGATGATCCGGTCGGCAAAGTATTTGGTAAGTATTGGACGATCATTGGTGTGGTAGAAGATTTCTACTATGGAGGGTTACGACAGGAGATCGGTCCAGCTATGTTTATTTATGACAAAGGGCGGTTCAATTTGCTCTCCGCTCAAATTGATGCCAAACTTATTTCAATTGATGAAATAGAGGAGATATGGTCAGGTTTTACAAACGAACCTCTGGAGTACTATTACCTAGACCAAAACTTTGAAAGGCAGATTCAATCTGAAAAGGAAAACGCCAATGCTGTACTGGTATTTACGGTGCTAGCCATATTCATTTCCTGCTTAGGCTTGTTTGGCTTAGCAGCATTCAAGGCCGAAGAAAGATTACATGAATTTGGTGTGAGGAAGGTATTGGGTGCCAAGGTGTCTGATATTATAAAGCATTTTGGAGGTGGCTTTTTAAGGCTGATTGTCTTCTCATTTATAGTAGCCATACCGATCGCCTATTATGGGGTGAATCTGTGGCTAGAGGGTTACGCCAATAGAATATCTATTGGCTTATTACCATTTATGATTGCTGGATGTCTAGCCTTACTCATTGGCCTTGGCACTATTTTCTATCAATCCATTAAAACAGCAAAGCTCAATCCAGTAGATACACTTAGAAGTGAGTAG
- a CDS encoding ABC transporter permease yields the protein MFRSYLKSTFRKLAKDKEYTVINLVGLSTGLILFLIISIYIDNESSVDKHLSDWDSIYRVNTVFTNNEGLTEEYAVSYQPLAEALKNDLAKVSSATTFYSPSAQFSFRSGNEMVSVENDQIYFTNDEFFNVFDHQWEGPQGALNQPNTTVISDKLAEKFFGSSDKAVGQMLTYKDPQRTLSLLVSGVFRTSNAPSHLSYEMLIQDESSINFWNSGIRGSWSYLYVYTYFKTLPGISKSDLDESLSGIRKKHQVNRDNIQYSVQPLGEVYFNPKMNEPGVNGNMMYVYVFGVFGLIVLILAAVNFINLMVARSIRRIKEVAVRKVVGASRVGLILQFLFEATVLALLSMMIAGVSVERLMSVINSSFDLNLSFNVFQDSQLLLVMLITPFVIGVASGIYPALVISKYKTNTLLKGTSHLSISGAPVRKVLLGFQFFISVLVISGVAIINDQLSYVKANGLGFKEDPIIVLPRISAKSNILIRERVANNVNVKGMASLSAIPGYRSPLTRNIKASNSTGDGVRTNAVWVSEQYSDILELQFVSGRNFNASDDEHCLILNRKAIEALGWAPSEALTQKLVMTGRSGFEPQVYDIVGVVEDYNYGSMYEAVEPLFLQNDSQSLVGGKPSIVEISRGNFDETLVYLSSVWNEIEQNEAFDFYFLDDAMSTIYENEIKLSKTIQYASIISLLICFLGLYGILNLSLASKKKEISLRKVLGATGKSLAHLISIGYFRIILIGVILGLPISYVLINRWLESFVYHVKYSFATYTAIAATLMIVSIVLVSIQTFRASNVNPVDSLRDE from the coding sequence ATGTTCAGAAGTTATCTCAAATCGACTTTTAGGAAGCTAGCGAAGGATAAAGAGTATACTGTAATCAACCTTGTGGGATTATCCACAGGGTTGATATTGTTTCTGATCATCTCAATTTACATTGACAATGAGTCGTCAGTAGATAAGCATTTATCAGATTGGGACTCTATCTACAGGGTCAATACGGTATTCACCAATAATGAAGGGCTAACCGAAGAGTATGCCGTGAGTTATCAGCCGCTGGCCGAAGCCTTAAAGAATGACTTGGCCAAAGTATCTTCCGCCACTACGTTCTATTCACCTTCTGCACAATTCTCTTTTCGGTCTGGTAATGAAATGGTATCCGTTGAGAATGATCAGATATACTTTACCAATGACGAATTTTTCAATGTCTTTGATCATCAATGGGAGGGCCCCCAAGGGGCATTGAACCAACCCAATACCACTGTTATATCCGATAAGCTGGCTGAAAAGTTTTTTGGGAGTTCAGATAAAGCAGTTGGTCAAATGCTGACTTACAAAGACCCTCAAAGGACCCTGTCACTTTTAGTTTCAGGAGTTTTCAGAACCTCAAATGCACCGAGTCATCTTTCTTATGAGATGTTAATTCAAGATGAGTCTAGCATTAATTTTTGGAATTCCGGAATTCGTGGAAGCTGGAGCTATCTCTATGTTTACACCTATTTCAAAACACTACCCGGAATATCTAAATCTGACCTTGATGAGTCCTTATCAGGTATCAGAAAGAAGCATCAGGTAAATCGAGATAACATTCAATATTCGGTTCAACCTCTTGGTGAAGTCTATTTCAACCCTAAAATGAATGAGCCTGGGGTTAATGGTAATATGATGTATGTCTATGTGTTTGGCGTGTTTGGACTTATCGTTTTGATATTAGCTGCAGTCAACTTTATCAATTTGATGGTTGCTCGATCGATCAGACGCATCAAAGAAGTTGCCGTAAGAAAGGTCGTAGGTGCATCTCGAGTAGGGTTAATCCTGCAGTTCTTGTTTGAGGCTACAGTTTTGGCACTATTGTCTATGATGATTGCCGGAGTTTCGGTTGAGCGATTGATGTCAGTCATCAATTCAAGTTTCGATCTGAATTTGAGCTTCAATGTTTTTCAAGATTCCCAACTTTTGTTGGTTATGCTGATTACACCATTCGTGATTGGAGTGGCTTCAGGCATATACCCCGCACTGGTGATTTCAAAGTACAAAACCAATACCCTATTAAAGGGGACATCTCATCTCAGCATTTCAGGAGCCCCGGTTAGAAAAGTACTTCTGGGTTTTCAGTTTTTCATCTCCGTGTTGGTGATCTCTGGAGTGGCCATCATTAATGATCAGCTTTCATATGTAAAGGCAAATGGCTTAGGTTTCAAAGAAGACCCGATTATCGTTTTACCGAGAATATCGGCTAAATCAAACATACTTATTCGAGAGAGAGTAGCGAACAATGTCAATGTTAAGGGTATGGCATCTCTTTCGGCTATACCAGGATATAGAAGTCCTTTGACGCGTAATATTAAAGCGAGTAATAGCACAGGTGATGGTGTAAGAACCAATGCTGTATGGGTTTCAGAACAATACTCAGATATACTTGAACTTCAATTTGTATCTGGCAGAAACTTTAATGCTAGTGATGACGAACACTGTCTAATTCTTAATAGAAAGGCCATTGAAGCTTTGGGCTGGGCTCCTTCAGAAGCCTTGACTCAAAAGTTAGTAATGACTGGCAGGTCTGGTTTTGAACCACAAGTTTATGATATAGTAGGAGTGGTTGAAGATTACAATTATGGGTCTATGTACGAAGCAGTAGAACCACTTTTCTTACAAAATGATTCGCAAAGCTTAGTAGGAGGAAAACCTAGCATCGTTGAGATATCTAGGGGTAATTTTGACGAAACGCTCGTTTATCTATCGTCTGTATGGAATGAAATTGAGCAGAACGAGGCCTTTGATTTCTATTTTTTGGATGATGCTATGAGCACGATTTATGAAAATGAGATCAAGCTTTCGAAGACCATACAATATGCTTCCATAATTTCTCTCCTTATCTGTTTTTTAGGCTTGTACGGCATTTTGAATTTGAGCTTAGCCTCTAAAAAGAAGGAGATTAGTTTAAGGAAGGTTCTGGGTGCTACAGGCAAAAGCTTGGCACATCTTATCTCGATAGGCTATTTCAGAATAATTTTAATCGGGGTGATATTAGGACTACCTATATCATATGTGCTTATCAACCGGTGGTTGGAAAGTTTTGTATACCATGTTAAGTACTCCTTTGCTACCTATACAGCTATTGCTGCCACCTTGATGATTGTCTCAATTGTGCTCGTAAGTATTCAAACTTTCAGGGCCTCTAATGTTAACCCTGTCGACTCACTGAGAGATGAATAA
- a CDS encoding ABC transporter permease — protein sequence MLKNYLKILLRNFARNRAFTLINISGLTLGITCSLIMFMIVKEELSFNQYHSKLDRIYRVGHIDYIDGNEYPGGGVPLPMRAAVAEDIVGITNSTLISHEMYGLISITGQDGSIQYYEESPELVYVQPSFFEMFDWKVLEGAVENSFKEPNMAALSETLAKKYFPDESAVGKTIRLNKQQDLLITAVLEDQRKDSDFPFGLFMSMETKGAESGFTRWGSISSNDVLFVELDESTDPEDVDAQFPDFVEKYWSKEEREERTFLLAPFSEYHFDDRFGTFSRSASKQMLWTYVAIGIFLIVTACFNFINMSTAMAVKRAKEVGMRKVLGSSRKQLVARFLGETFAITFLSLLVSVALTERLIPLVINEFFELEIGFSLLSDTSLILYLLAVLVLVSLMAGLYPAFVLSGAKPIYALKGALDKKGSNMTLRRALVVFQFFLCQLLIFGTIVAVRQMNYFTSVDMGYEKENIMFFRMAENDLDKQKLWKSQIADIPGVKVASVASHPPFSGSVMGTNAYYYTDDTTRQEIDIQFKRVDETYRETYGLRMLAGDWVAKSDTINQFVVNQSFLLKAGVKDPLEAIGETVNVWGNKYPIVGVVEDYHATTLSNAIEPMAMFSDAGQNQTIGLKINAERTEEIVAALEEIWVGMHEEYEFDYEFVDVSIAQYYESERKMSQLMTTFAGISIFIGCLGLYGLVAFMANQKSKEIGIRKVLGATVSSLVGNFSGEFAKLVGLAFLIAAPLGYLGMTSWLQEYEYSISIGPLIFITTIVASMVLALLTTGYRSLRAATANPVTSLRDE from the coding sequence ATGCTTAAGAACTATTTAAAGATTCTTCTCAGAAATTTCGCTCGAAATAGAGCTTTTACCTTGATCAATATTTCAGGATTAACACTTGGTATTACTTGTAGTCTGATCATGTTTATGATCGTAAAGGAAGAGCTGAGTTTTAACCAGTATCATTCAAAACTTGATCGTATCTATCGGGTCGGTCATATTGATTATATCGATGGTAATGAATATCCTGGTGGCGGAGTGCCTCTGCCTATGAGGGCTGCTGTGGCTGAAGACATTGTTGGTATTACCAATTCAACACTCATTTCTCATGAGATGTACGGTTTAATTTCCATCACAGGTCAAGATGGTAGTATTCAATATTATGAGGAATCTCCCGAATTGGTATACGTACAGCCAAGCTTCTTTGAAATGTTTGACTGGAAGGTGCTGGAAGGAGCAGTTGAGAACTCCTTTAAAGAGCCTAATATGGCTGCCTTGAGTGAAACCTTGGCTAAAAAGTATTTTCCGGATGAATCTGCTGTGGGCAAAACCATTAGGCTGAATAAGCAGCAGGACTTATTGATCACTGCAGTTTTGGAAGATCAGCGTAAGGATTCTGATTTCCCTTTTGGCTTATTTATGTCAATGGAAACTAAAGGAGCAGAGAGCGGTTTCACGCGTTGGGGAAGCATTAGCAGCAACGATGTGCTTTTTGTTGAATTAGATGAATCTACTGATCCCGAAGATGTCGATGCCCAGTTTCCAGACTTTGTAGAGAAGTATTGGAGCAAGGAAGAGCGTGAAGAAAGGACTTTTCTTTTGGCACCATTTAGTGAGTATCATTTTGACGATCGTTTCGGAACCTTTAGTCGTAGTGCTTCAAAGCAAATGCTTTGGACATATGTCGCTATTGGAATATTCTTAATAGTCACGGCTTGCTTTAACTTCATCAACATGTCTACGGCAATGGCGGTTAAAAGAGCCAAGGAGGTAGGTATGCGTAAGGTTTTGGGCAGTAGCCGCAAACAACTGGTGGCTCGCTTCTTAGGAGAGACATTCGCTATCACGTTTTTATCCCTTCTTGTTTCTGTTGCATTGACAGAAAGGTTAATTCCTTTAGTAATCAATGAGTTTTTTGAGTTAGAAATAGGTTTTTCGCTGCTGAGCGATACTTCCCTAATCTTGTACCTGCTGGCTGTATTAGTGCTCGTGTCTCTCATGGCAGGCCTTTACCCTGCGTTTGTCCTATCTGGTGCTAAACCAATCTATGCCTTGAAAGGAGCTTTAGATAAGAAGGGAAGTAACATGACCTTAAGAAGAGCATTGGTGGTGTTCCAGTTTTTCCTTTGCCAGCTTTTGATCTTTGGGACTATAGTAGCTGTGCGTCAGATGAATTACTTCACGAGTGTGGATATGGGCTATGAAAAGGAGAACATTATGTTCTTTAGAATGGCGGAGAATGACTTGGACAAACAAAAACTATGGAAGTCTCAAATAGCAGATATACCGGGTGTTAAAGTGGCATCTGTAGCCTCACATCCTCCTTTTTCTGGCTCCGTGATGGGAACAAATGCCTATTACTATACAGACGATACCACAAGACAGGAAATCGACATTCAGTTTAAAAGAGTTGACGAGACTTACAGGGAAACTTATGGTCTTAGGATGTTGGCTGGTGATTGGGTGGCTAAGAGTGATACCATAAATCAGTTTGTGGTAAACCAATCCTTCTTGTTAAAGGCAGGCGTTAAGGATCCACTTGAGGCCATTGGTGAAACTGTTAATGTTTGGGGTAATAAGTACCCGATCGTGGGTGTGGTAGAAGATTATCATGCCACTACGCTGTCAAATGCAATCGAGCCAATGGCAATGTTTTCAGATGCAGGCCAAAACCAGACCATAGGACTCAAGATCAATGCCGAACGTACAGAAGAGATTGTTGCTGCACTTGAAGAAATATGGGTGGGCATGCATGAGGAATATGAGTTCGACTATGAGTTTGTAGATGTGTCTATAGCCCAGTACTATGAAAGCGAGCGTAAGATGTCTCAACTAATGACCACTTTTGCAGGTATCTCAATCTTTATCGGTTGCCTCGGTTTGTACGGTTTAGTGGCCTTTATGGCCAACCAAAAGTCAAAGGAGATTGGTATCAGAAAGGTCTTAGGAGCAACTGTTTCTAGTTTGGTAGGCAACTTTAGTGGCGAGTTTGCGAAGCTTGTCGGCCTAGCCTTCTTGATTGCAGCCCCTTTGGGGTATTTGGGCATGACCTCATGGCTACAAGAGTATGAGTATAGCATTTCTATAGGTCCTCTAATTTTCATTACTACCATTGTTGCCTCTATGGTATTAGCATTATTGACTACGGGTTATAGGTCTTTAAGAGCAGCCACTGCGAATCCAGTTACTTCACTAAGAGACGAATAA
- a CDS encoding ABC transporter permease: MFKSYLITFLRKLKREKLFSFLNIGGLTIGLTTVILISLFIRDELSYDQFQSRKESVFLLWHEVGKNASKGARVPYRLASEMKESIPLFEEVVSTQNRSVLVSNGEKSFYDNSAIYTTPGIFDLFDVNLISGDYPDLERPDVAIVSEKAALKYFERVEDAIGQTIRVDEKNSYIVSGIFENLKANSSIQFDFLFSGKSYFDSRSARIDSERGYYPTMNWVLLSPDHDIDLARSQMAKVIEGSMFEWLYNLSSIEKPFHLLNLTDLHLRSGLDSATLGSSDIRYVYLFTAIGVLILLIAIINYTNLSTAQSIKKSKEVGLRKVVGASTNQVSRYYLLESLVLVFISSLIAFAIAERCLPYLNSLMDKEIVLDYLSIEFFAITFGITLIIGIAAGLYPAFILSRSKPLVALNNQRSSKGMIKKGLMVTQFFIAQLLIIATVIIQHQLSYIQNKNLGYDREHLLEINTHGEFNDDAAVLKAEVLKISGVKEASLSNNTINRQDLVFLNNESIESDLDINIVFDFYNADRDFIKSMGMKVVQGRGFADQDTKGLLINESAYKAFGWDSFEGKTVKAWGNEYPVIGVIQDFHGESLKSEIRPTGVALQKDVSSFLVTRLNPTNIKETVTTMEELWGSFNTGRPLDYKFLDQEFDSNYKTESRLGSLFLSFAGLAIFIALLGLMGLSTFTIEQRVKEISLRRVLGANFRQVFSLFAKGYLGMIFIGFLMAAPIVYYSIIDWLEQFVYRIEPGPFEFISAIGLTTVLVLVIVSLQVVRANKFNPAQVLRNE, translated from the coding sequence ATGTTCAAGAGCTACTTGATTACCTTTCTGCGAAAGCTTAAAAGAGAAAAACTTTTTTCATTTCTTAACATAGGCGGACTTACCATTGGCTTGACGACAGTAATCTTGATAAGTCTGTTTATTCGAGATGAGCTCAGTTACGACCAATTCCAAAGCCGAAAGGAATCAGTTTTTTTACTCTGGCATGAAGTAGGTAAGAATGCTAGTAAAGGAGCTCGTGTTCCTTACAGATTGGCATCGGAAATGAAAGAGAGTATACCGCTGTTTGAAGAAGTGGTGAGTACGCAAAATCGAAGCGTTCTTGTTTCTAATGGAGAGAAGTCTTTTTATGATAACAGCGCTATCTATACAACTCCTGGTATTTTCGATCTGTTCGATGTCAATCTAATTTCGGGCGACTATCCAGATTTAGAAAGACCAGACGTGGCAATAGTCTCAGAAAAAGCAGCCCTGAAATATTTCGAACGAGTGGAAGATGCCATCGGCCAAACGATTCGAGTTGATGAAAAGAATTCTTACATCGTAAGTGGAATTTTTGAAAACCTAAAGGCAAATTCTAGCATTCAATTTGACTTTCTGTTTTCAGGTAAGTCATATTTCGATTCGCGAAGCGCAAGGATTGATTCCGAAAGAGGCTACTATCCAACTATGAATTGGGTGCTCTTGAGTCCTGATCATGACATTGATTTGGCAAGGAGTCAAATGGCTAAAGTGATAGAAGGCTCTATGTTCGAGTGGCTCTATAATTTAAGTAGCATAGAAAAACCGTTTCATTTGTTGAATTTGACTGATCTGCACTTAAGGTCAGGGTTAGACAGTGCTACTCTTGGTAGCAGTGATATCCGATATGTTTATCTTTTCACCGCAATTGGTGTGCTAATCTTGCTGATCGCTATCATTAACTACACAAACCTATCAACCGCTCAATCTATTAAGAAAAGTAAGGAAGTAGGATTGAGAAAAGTAGTCGGGGCGTCAACCAATCAAGTCTCTAGATATTACTTGTTGGAGTCATTGGTGCTTGTTTTTATCAGTTCTTTGATAGCATTTGCAATTGCAGAACGTTGCTTGCCATATCTCAATAGCCTTATGGATAAGGAGATCGTTTTGGATTACCTCTCCATTGAGTTTTTTGCCATCACTTTTGGGATTACCCTGATTATTGGAATTGCTGCCGGTCTTTATCCAGCATTTATACTCTCGAGGTCTAAGCCATTGGTTGCATTGAATAATCAGAGAAGTTCAAAGGGCATGATCAAGAAGGGCTTAATGGTGACCCAATTCTTTATTGCTCAATTGCTGATTATCGCTACAGTCATCATCCAGCATCAGCTCAGTTACATCCAAAACAAGAACCTGGGCTATGATAGAGAGCATTTGCTAGAGATTAATACACATGGAGAGTTCAATGATGATGCAGCAGTTTTAAAGGCTGAGGTATTGAAAATCTCTGGTGTAAAAGAAGCTTCTCTTTCTAATAACACCATCAATCGCCAAGATCTGGTATTTCTGAATAATGAGAGCATAGAAAGTGACCTTGATATTAACATTGTATTTGATTTCTATAATGCCGATCGAGACTTTATCAAATCAATGGGTATGAAAGTAGTGCAGGGCAGAGGGTTTGCAGATCAGGATACAAAAGGGCTTTTAATTAATGAGTCTGCTTACAAAGCTTTCGGATGGGATTCCTTTGAGGGAAAGACAGTGAAAGCTTGGGGCAATGAATATCCTGTGATTGGTGTAATTCAAGACTTTCATGGAGAATCTTTGAAGAGTGAAATTAGACCGACTGGAGTGGCATTGCAAAAAGACGTTTCAAGCTTCCTCGTTACCAGATTAAACCCGACTAATATCAAAGAGACAGTTACTACCATGGAAGAACTCTGGGGTAGTTTTAATACCGGTAGACCATTAGATTACAAGTTCTTAGACCAAGAATTTGATAGCAATTATAAAACAGAATCTAGGCTTGGGAGCTTGTTTCTTTCTTTCGCTGGTCTTGCTATTTTCATCGCACTCTTGGGGCTCATGGGCTTATCTACATTTACTATAGAACAGCGGGTGAAAGAAATTAGCTTGAGAAGAGTTCTTGGAGCCAACTTCAGGCAGGTATTTAGTTTATTTGCTAAGGGCTATTTAGGAATGATTTTTATCGGGTTTCTGATGGCGGCACCAATCGTTTATTATAGTATTATTGATTGGTTAGAACAGTTTGTATATCGTATAGAACCGGGACCTTTTGAATTCATTTCAGCTATAGGCCTTACAACAGTTTTGGTACTTGTAATAGTGTCCTTACAAGTGGTTAGGGCCAATAAATTCAATCCTGCACAAGTACTCAGAAACGAATAA